The Mycolicibacterium mageritense genome contains a region encoding:
- a CDS encoding HAD domain-containing protein — MDAVFLDIDGTLNVTDSAPGWTLSTRTVGYPIHAVTEVVDWLCTLHDRGVALVWNTTWNDQADDYAEWFGLPHGLPWVRHDENRVSFGHSLKVRGALRYLQAHPRIKRAVVLDDVVGEHDACLPAVTSGRVLVPELHERHGVTREVMVAVDAHLRLHPRVRV, encoded by the coding sequence ATGGACGCCGTGTTTCTCGACATCGACGGCACGCTGAATGTCACCGACTCCGCACCGGGTTGGACACTGAGCACCCGCACAGTCGGGTATCCGATCCACGCGGTGACCGAGGTCGTCGACTGGCTGTGCACGCTGCATGATCGCGGCGTCGCGCTGGTGTGGAACACCACCTGGAACGACCAGGCCGACGACTACGCCGAGTGGTTCGGCCTCCCGCACGGGCTGCCATGGGTTCGCCACGACGAGAACCGGGTCAGCTTCGGGCACAGCCTGAAAGTGCGCGGCGCGCTGCGCTACCTGCAGGCGCATCCTCGGATCAAACGTGCCGTGGTACTCGACGATGTGGTCGGCGAGCATGACGCGTGCCTGCCAGCAGTTACGTCCGGCCGGGTACTGGTACCGGAACTGCACGAGCGCCACGGCGTGACCCGTGAGGTGATGGTCGCTGTCGATGCTCACCTGCGCCTGCACCCGCGTGTAAGGGTGTGA
- a CDS encoding FtsK/SpoIIIE domain-containing protein, with protein MVSHRLKADARAYMEQHPGVSYQAALRAVTAHTPTGDGSGGRPAQEPSLVGVCAVDLFEALGIEDIATHDFTEVWARNTATASLRVPYCYRLESGAMNAALEHLDLTDESLGGSGPHPVLQGRIESGATHAELEYLDLTDESLGGNGPHVAIEGRTGSGKSHFLSSLVLGLAATYAPDTVSFVLADGKGGSTFEGLDKLPHVVAAVSHLEHFPPRVQRLIDFIASEMDRRAQLIYTHSKCEDFVSYTERSMQRAGSEYPRLPHLFIVVDELHAAARSHPRLVSALGHLARTGRALGMHLVVGDQPSDRRLGDELSEQLRTRITLPLDEPLHRIHAETGGTGQPNSMLTQISSRLSALSDFRAMDQYPLSDEAAQRGRIGFVRAEIDSLIGQDEVKEQLHGILTDASATAERVRRGLRVSPVRPNFVFTGAPGTGKTHAAEILADTLHAAGVTETSKVVFAYRNTLVGRFEGETSSRTSAVFDSARGGVLFVDSAYELVQDRGGSGDPFGREAVDTLSQRMRDGGNDPVVVLCGYPEEMRRFLAREQSLAGLFSRHVTFTSPSPAELWKHLVKFAEDGGHVLSNSTEGAFQHIVEELGKDNGYGVRHIDRLGNIRFARGVVDAAAGIAAQRFGQVADLSELTDSELFTLTRDDIVCAAERIVGSAGVAVE; from the coding sequence ATGGTTTCTCACCGACTCAAGGCCGACGCTCGCGCGTACATGGAACAGCACCCCGGGGTCAGCTACCAGGCAGCGTTGCGTGCTGTCACTGCACACACGCCGACGGGGGACGGTTCCGGCGGCAGGCCAGCACAGGAACCGTCCCTCGTCGGCGTGTGCGCAGTAGACCTCTTCGAAGCTCTGGGCATCGAAGACATCGCCACCCACGATTTCACCGAGGTGTGGGCACGCAACACGGCAACCGCTTCGCTGCGGGTGCCCTACTGCTATCGGCTCGAAAGCGGCGCAATGAACGCCGCGCTGGAACACCTCGATCTCACCGACGAGAGTCTGGGCGGAAGTGGTCCGCACCCCGTGCTCCAAGGACGCATCGAGAGTGGCGCAACGCACGCCGAGCTGGAATACCTCGATCTCACCGACGAGAGTCTGGGCGGAAACGGTCCGCACGTCGCGATTGAGGGGCGCACCGGAAGCGGGAAGTCACATTTTCTGAGCTCTCTCGTTTTGGGCCTTGCCGCCACCTATGCGCCCGACACCGTGAGCTTCGTCCTGGCCGACGGTAAGGGCGGCAGCACATTCGAGGGGCTCGACAAGCTGCCACACGTGGTTGCGGCGGTTTCTCACCTGGAGCACTTCCCGCCGCGTGTCCAGCGCCTCATCGACTTTATCGCGAGCGAGATGGATCGGCGGGCGCAGCTGATCTACACGCATTCAAAATGCGAGGACTTTGTCAGCTACACCGAACGGTCCATGCAGCGCGCGGGGTCGGAGTATCCGCGGTTGCCGCACTTGTTCATCGTGGTCGACGAGTTGCACGCAGCTGCGCGCAGCCACCCGCGCTTGGTGTCAGCACTTGGCCACCTGGCGCGCACCGGGCGGGCGTTGGGGATGCACCTGGTGGTCGGCGACCAGCCGTCTGACAGGAGGCTGGGCGATGAACTGTCCGAACAGCTGCGCACTCGGATCACGCTGCCGCTTGATGAACCACTACACCGCATACATGCAGAGACCGGCGGGACCGGACAGCCGAACAGCATGCTCACGCAGATTTCCTCACGGCTGTCCGCGCTCAGTGACTTCCGCGCGATGGACCAGTACCCGTTGTCTGACGAGGCCGCGCAACGCGGACGCATCGGTTTCGTCCGCGCCGAGATTGACTCCCTGATCGGCCAGGACGAGGTCAAAGAGCAGCTGCACGGCATCCTGACCGATGCGTCGGCAACCGCGGAACGCGTCCGCCGCGGGTTGCGTGTCTCACCGGTGCGCCCCAACTTCGTCTTCACTGGCGCTCCCGGCACGGGGAAGACCCATGCTGCCGAAATCCTGGCAGACACCTTGCACGCCGCCGGGGTCACAGAAACCTCGAAGGTGGTGTTCGCGTACCGCAACACGCTCGTTGGCAGATTCGAGGGTGAGACTTCGTCGAGAACATCCGCGGTGTTCGACAGTGCGCGCGGGGGTGTTCTCTTCGTCGACAGCGCTTACGAACTGGTCCAGGACCGCGGCGGCAGCGGCGACCCGTTCGGGCGCGAGGCGGTGGACACGCTCAGTCAGCGGATGCGAGACGGCGGGAACGACCCGGTGGTGGTCCTGTGCGGATACCCCGAGGAGATGCGGCGTTTCCTGGCACGCGAACAGAGCCTGGCCGGCCTGTTCAGCCGCCATGTCACGTTCACCTCGCCTTCGCCGGCTGAGCTGTGGAAGCACCTGGTGAAGTTCGCCGAGGATGGCGGCCACGTTCTCAGTAACTCCACCGAGGGTGCGTTCCAGCACATTGTCGAGGAGCTGGGCAAGGACAACGGTTACGGCGTGCGCCACATCGACCGGCTCGGCAATATCCGTTTCGCTCGCGGTGTGGTCGATGCGGCCGCCGGAATCGCGGCACAGCGGTTCGGACAAGTAGCGGATCTGTCTGAGCTGACCGACAGCGAACTGTTCACACTCACACGCGACGACATTGTGTGCGCGGCTGAACGCATCGTGGGATCGGCAGGAGTGGCCGTCGAGTGA
- a CDS encoding site-specific integrase, with amino-acid sequence MPSLAVPADGPDTALDRRTQEAILRAAAAAQSPGTRRAYDSAWARFERWCATHQHRPLPARPDVVAAYLVEAAETVDSDGRRSYAAATLAKWVAAISDRHRRASCDSDPTQHALVRATAAGLRREYAIAGDRPRTPRDPLLTEDIMALVETARAQVTGWASGVRERRDTALLLMGFAGAFRRSELVALTGADLALHPLDGMHIHVRRSKTDQGGEGRVHALPRTEDPRRCPPCAYTRWALAVSAFDRGGRAALIAAVCGVDDDFEDHLCRRMRPAITGGRAVFRSIAQNGNLSTDALSGAAVHSAVRRRAERAGFSEDEVARLGAHSLRAGFVTQAIRNGADTVAIMRQTAHQTPAMVARYAREKAPLVGNAVTQLGL; translated from the coding sequence ATGCCGTCACTCGCCGTACCAGCGGACGGTCCGGACACCGCCTTGGACCGGCGCACACAGGAGGCGATCCTGCGTGCTGCCGCGGCTGCCCAATCGCCGGGCACCCGGCGCGCTTACGACAGCGCCTGGGCCCGATTCGAACGCTGGTGTGCCACCCACCAGCACCGTCCGCTACCGGCACGTCCAGATGTCGTCGCGGCCTACCTCGTCGAAGCCGCCGAGACCGTCGACAGCGACGGCCGCCGTTCCTATGCCGCCGCGACGCTGGCCAAGTGGGTCGCGGCGATCAGCGACCGACATCGCCGCGCGAGCTGCGACAGCGACCCCACGCAGCATGCACTGGTGCGCGCAACCGCCGCTGGTCTGCGCCGCGAATACGCGATCGCCGGTGACCGTCCCCGAACGCCGCGCGACCCGCTGCTGACCGAGGACATCATGGCTCTGGTCGAGACGGCCCGCGCCCAGGTGACCGGGTGGGCCAGTGGGGTCCGTGAAAGGCGTGACACGGCGCTGTTGCTGATGGGATTCGCCGGAGCGTTCCGCCGCAGCGAGCTGGTCGCACTCACCGGTGCTGATCTGGCACTGCACCCGCTCGACGGGATGCATATTCACGTGCGCCGATCCAAGACAGACCAGGGTGGCGAGGGCCGCGTACATGCACTTCCGCGCACTGAGGACCCCCGCCGTTGCCCGCCGTGCGCCTACACCCGCTGGGCCCTCGCAGTCTCCGCGTTCGACCGCGGCGGTCGCGCCGCACTCATCGCTGCGGTTTGCGGTGTCGACGATGACTTCGAGGATCACCTGTGCCGGCGGATGCGCCCAGCGATCACTGGGGGACGGGCGGTGTTTCGCTCCATCGCACAGAACGGCAATCTCTCGACTGATGCACTGTCCGGGGCCGCAGTGCACTCCGCGGTGCGCCGGCGTGCCGAGCGAGCCGGGTTCTCCGAGGACGAGGTCGCCAGACTCGGCGCGCACAGCCTGAGAGCCGGATTCGTCACCCAGGCCATACGCAACGGCGCCGACACCGTGGCGATCATGCGCCAGACAGCCCACCAGACCCCGGCGATGGTGGCGCGCTACGCCCGAGAGAAAGCACCCCTGGTCGGCAACGCGGTCACCCAACTCGGGCTCTGA
- a CDS encoding HNH endonuclease, whose product MTTLLPAPAVQVFNADYSDHGTISWQDAVSMILREAAFVLETHVPPRLVRSPSVAIEVPRSLMLARYVHVPYRRDTEHAARADILARDKHTCAYCGSRADTYDHVLPRSRGGGDTWFNLVAACGPCNWSKADRTPEEAGMRLLWQPYRPKGV is encoded by the coding sequence ATGACCACATTGCTGCCCGCACCTGCCGTGCAGGTGTTCAACGCCGACTACTCCGATCACGGCACCATCTCCTGGCAGGACGCCGTGAGCATGATCCTGCGTGAGGCGGCGTTCGTGCTGGAGACCCACGTTCCGCCGCGGCTGGTGCGGTCCCCCTCGGTCGCGATCGAGGTTCCGCGGTCGCTGATGCTGGCGCGATACGTGCACGTGCCGTACCGGCGCGACACCGAGCACGCCGCTCGCGCTGACATCCTGGCCCGCGACAAGCACACCTGCGCCTACTGCGGCAGTCGGGCTGACACCTACGATCACGTGCTGCCACGTTCCCGCGGTGGTGGTGACACCTGGTTCAACCTGGTGGCCGCCTGCGGGCCATGCAACTGGAGCAAGGCCGACCGGACGCCGGAGGAGGCGGGGATGCGGCTGCTTTGGCAGCCGTACCGACCCAAGGGTGTGTGA
- a CDS encoding DUF4031 domain-containing protein: MPVYVDDMQRPAQVGRLNAVWSHLLADTDEELHAFAAQLGLRRAWFQKPGTPIAHYDVTESKRQLALRLGAIPIGYLSRESMDLIRRRRTALGTR; this comes from the coding sequence ATGCCGGTCTACGTCGACGACATGCAACGTCCTGCTCAGGTGGGGCGGCTCAACGCGGTGTGGTCGCACCTGCTTGCCGACACCGATGAGGAGCTGCACGCCTTCGCTGCGCAGCTGGGTCTCCGACGCGCCTGGTTCCAAAAGCCCGGCACACCGATCGCGCACTACGACGTGACAGAGTCGAAACGGCAACTCGCGCTTCGGCTGGGAGCGATACCGATCGGGTACCTGAGCCGCGAGTCGATGGATCTGATTCGACGCCGCCGCACGGCACTGGGAACCCGCTAG
- a CDS encoding helix-turn-helix transcriptional regulator, which produces MENTRVDEAAAYFADRLRTLMGGHLAVQPRTGRQRRVTPLSVHRMLQVEHPDLKLSQTQWYRYCNGVASPRLNEVCAVADIFGVTPSYFVRDTHPH; this is translated from the coding sequence ATGGAGAACACGAGAGTCGATGAAGCCGCGGCCTATTTCGCAGACCGCCTACGGACACTGATGGGCGGCCACCTCGCGGTGCAGCCCCGTACCGGCCGGCAGCGGCGTGTGACGCCGCTGAGCGTCCACAGGATGCTGCAAGTCGAGCACCCTGACCTCAAGCTTTCACAGACGCAGTGGTACCGATACTGCAACGGGGTCGCGTCGCCGCGCCTCAACGAAGTGTGTGCAGTGGCCGACATCTTCGGTGTCACCCCGAGTTACTTCGTCAGGGATACACATCCGCACTGA
- a CDS encoding helix-turn-helix domain-containing protein gives MDGKILGERIVEARKARDLTQEHLAATIGIDRSALGLIEKGKRKVSAIELVDLAAALSTPLAWFVRDPLAAVISRRAEAGPSHEVTARLDQALELFAGDVAELLADGVIRPLPDRPAWRTPQSVASAEMVARQVREHLGLGHEPLGDVAAVAERFGLYSCALRFGEQGADGALVAVADGAAVAVIDGDARVGRRRMSLAHELGHWLFGDAFDSNTGTDTEQLITSFAAFFLAPRAGVTALWNQYRSERLRDTVVRVAGIYRLSWSAAVLHLHTLHLITDEQRRVLEPTRPAIGEFTKLQIILDTDELRPPSVSPGLAAAVLDAYVDLRISAPRAVELLRGQLDIADLPQPRAEIAADYARMG, from the coding sequence ATGGACGGCAAGATCCTTGGTGAGCGGATTGTCGAGGCCAGAAAGGCCCGCGATCTGACGCAGGAACATCTTGCTGCCACCATTGGAATCGACCGCAGCGCGCTCGGCCTGATCGAGAAGGGTAAGCGCAAAGTGTCGGCCATCGAACTGGTCGACCTGGCAGCTGCCCTGTCGACCCCGCTGGCATGGTTCGTGCGCGACCCCCTGGCCGCGGTGATCAGTCGCCGCGCCGAGGCGGGTCCAAGTCACGAGGTGACCGCCAGGCTCGATCAGGCGCTGGAACTGTTCGCCGGCGACGTGGCCGAATTGCTGGCCGACGGAGTGATCCGGCCCTTGCCCGACCGGCCGGCCTGGCGGACTCCTCAGTCAGTCGCGTCGGCAGAGATGGTTGCGCGCCAGGTGCGAGAACACCTCGGATTGGGCCATGAGCCGCTTGGCGATGTCGCGGCCGTCGCGGAACGGTTCGGCCTGTATTCCTGCGCGCTCAGGTTCGGCGAGCAGGGTGCCGACGGCGCGCTGGTCGCGGTGGCAGACGGTGCGGCAGTGGCGGTCATCGACGGGGATGCCCGGGTCGGCCGGAGACGCATGTCGTTGGCCCATGAACTCGGTCATTGGCTGTTCGGCGATGCTTTTGATTCCAATACCGGGACCGATACCGAGCAGCTGATCACCTCGTTTGCCGCATTCTTCCTGGCGCCGCGCGCTGGCGTGACCGCGTTGTGGAACCAGTACCGCTCCGAGCGGCTGCGTGACACGGTGGTTCGCGTGGCGGGCATCTATCGTTTGTCGTGGTCGGCGGCGGTGCTGCACCTGCACACGCTCCATCTGATCACGGACGAGCAGCGGCGAGTGTTGGAGCCGACACGACCCGCGATCGGTGAGTTCACGAAGCTGCAGATCATTCTGGATACAGACGAGCTTCGACCGCCGTCGGTGTCTCCGGGGCTGGCCGCTGCCGTGCTCGACGCGTACGTCGATCTGCGGATCTCGGCGCCACGGGCGGTGGAGTTGTTGCGCGGCCAGTTGGACATCGCTGATTTGCCGCAGCCTCGCGCTGAGATTGCCGCCGACTACGCCCGAATGGGTTGA
- a CDS encoding ParB N-terminal domain-containing protein, translating into MRRHSTRAVDAEWFRAHVRPAHEERWSDTEAILLADPHERRRIAELASELVDGFERPIIVRRDRWWSRRLRVADGVHRSIAAMRHGIPLLIRNGYPPESDDSGGDIYTATVSGSDPAEFLDAALSLSSFRCSAGPWVQCDVASGAPDGVVRLHLSRHDDLQELISAELQERLRESGWWAQVKFIGPAED; encoded by the coding sequence ATGCGGCGCCACAGCACCCGCGCGGTTGATGCGGAGTGGTTCCGCGCCCACGTCCGTCCTGCTCACGAGGAACGGTGGTCTGACACCGAGGCGATTCTGCTGGCGGACCCGCATGAGCGTCGCCGCATCGCCGAGCTGGCATCCGAGCTGGTTGATGGCTTCGAGCGCCCGATCATCGTCCGCCGCGATCGCTGGTGGAGCCGACGGCTGCGAGTCGCAGACGGAGTGCACCGCTCGATTGCCGCGATGCGTCACGGGATTCCGCTGCTCATCCGCAACGGGTACCCGCCCGAGAGCGATGACAGCGGCGGCGACATCTACACCGCGACTGTCAGTGGGTCTGATCCTGCGGAATTCCTTGATGCAGCGCTGAGTCTGTCGTCGTTCCGGTGCTCAGCTGGGCCATGGGTGCAGTGTGATGTCGCATCCGGTGCTCCGGACGGTGTTGTGCGGCTGCATCTGTCACGCCACGACGACCTGCAGGAGCTGATCTCCGCGGAGCTGCAGGAGCGGCTGCGCGAGTCCGGATGGTGGGCGCAGGTGAAGTTCATCGGCCCCGCCGAGGACTGA
- a CDS encoding AAA family ATPase, with product MSVTMSPSTEQQAIIAAFLAGADLAVQAGAGTGKSTTLAFIAAAAQMYRPTTTAWYITFNKRNAEEVGATFADFGLTNARASTAHALAYRGCRTNPALTHMVDHLNRDSMPIRAEMKHLGIAKASRCLRATVEFNPNTNAYTRIEIPNYSLPFGAQRRFLTLTRDTVKLFCQSASPTMTEDHVPYLGELEPALRPLVRAALLESAQALWAELTSPHGQLKTSHDHYLKAWALTSPQIGSDGDVVLYDEAQDANGVMAGLVLAQRGRVQLVLCGDPFQELYSFTGSIDAMQGFSAQQGVVTLPLRESRRFGPEIAAHANGILELLDPGHEVPMRLLGVGPADGHLRDVFDEHEAFGCDAVVCATNRQVVDAIVSHTRAGRRVYSTLDLQDLVSLARDVALVESGRADECAEPVLRRFTDLVSWREWLRSVPGVEEESLHATVTLVRTHGAEALEQLARTVVASRDMADVTVSTIHKAKGGTWERVHVLMGEVDIEDTAKLRMLYVAMTRARTLVLREVSFVSSEDAGQTKPAA from the coding sequence GTGAGCGTCACCATGTCGCCGTCGACCGAACAGCAGGCGATCATCGCCGCGTTCCTGGCCGGCGCCGACCTGGCTGTGCAGGCTGGCGCCGGTACCGGCAAGAGCACGACTCTGGCGTTCATCGCCGCGGCTGCGCAGATGTACCGGCCCACAACCACCGCCTGGTACATCACGTTCAACAAGCGCAACGCCGAAGAAGTCGGTGCCACCTTCGCCGATTTCGGCTTGACCAACGCGCGAGCCTCAACCGCACATGCACTGGCGTATCGCGGATGTCGGACGAATCCGGCGCTGACGCACATGGTCGATCACCTCAACCGTGACAGCATGCCGATCCGCGCCGAGATGAAGCACCTCGGTATCGCGAAAGCGTCACGATGTCTGCGGGCGACCGTGGAGTTCAACCCGAACACCAACGCCTACACCCGCATCGAGATCCCCAACTACAGCCTGCCGTTCGGGGCCCAGCGACGGTTCCTGACCCTTACCCGCGACACGGTAAAGCTGTTCTGCCAGTCCGCCTCCCCCACTATGACCGAGGATCATGTGCCTTATCTGGGTGAGCTGGAGCCGGCGCTACGACCACTGGTGCGCGCGGCCCTGCTGGAGAGTGCGCAGGCGTTGTGGGCGGAGCTGACCAGTCCGCACGGGCAGTTGAAGACGAGCCACGACCACTACCTCAAAGCTTGGGCACTCACGTCGCCACAGATTGGCTCCGACGGCGATGTAGTTCTCTACGACGAGGCGCAGGACGCAAACGGGGTCATGGCCGGTCTGGTGCTGGCCCAGCGCGGTCGTGTGCAGCTGGTCCTGTGCGGCGACCCGTTCCAGGAGCTGTACTCGTTCACCGGCAGCATCGATGCCATGCAGGGCTTCTCAGCACAGCAGGGTGTGGTCACACTTCCACTGCGCGAGTCGCGCCGGTTCGGCCCCGAGATCGCCGCACACGCCAACGGGATCCTCGAGCTGCTCGACCCGGGTCACGAAGTGCCGATGCGCCTGCTCGGGGTCGGCCCGGCAGACGGCCATCTGCGCGACGTGTTCGACGAGCACGAAGCGTTCGGTTGCGACGCGGTGGTGTGTGCCACCAACCGCCAGGTGGTCGATGCGATCGTGAGCCACACCCGTGCCGGCCGCCGCGTCTACTCGACGCTGGATCTGCAAGACCTGGTTTCGCTGGCACGTGACGTGGCGCTGGTCGAAAGCGGTAGGGCCGACGAGTGTGCCGAGCCGGTGCTGCGCCGGTTCACCGATCTGGTGAGCTGGCGTGAATGGCTGCGCTCGGTTCCGGGCGTCGAGGAGGAGTCACTGCACGCCACCGTGACGTTGGTGCGCACGCATGGCGCCGAGGCGCTGGAGCAGTTGGCGCGCACCGTGGTTGCGTCTCGGGATATGGCCGACGTGACCGTCTCGACGATCCACAAGGCCAAAGGGGGTACGTGGGAGCGCGTGCACGTGCTGATGGGCGAGGTCGACATCGAGGACACCGCCAAGTTGCGGATGCTCTACGTGGCGATGACCCGTGCAAGGACGCTGGTGCTGCGCGAGGTCAGCTTCGTGTCTTCTGAGGACGCCGGCCAGACAAAACCCGCGGCATAG
- a CDS encoding GIY-YIG nuclease family protein, giving the protein MVTVDELSCAAMAALYAPPEAITEASLLSWPASPGLYAVFGADTVWHTLGLGEAPDARPLYAGKAERSLSSRDVGTHFGFAGGSTSITGSSTLRRSLAAQLRSTLGLRGRYRNPSIPKYASNYGLSAEHDELLSTWMRANLRATYWVHPATEVPLDAVETAVLTVLKPPLNLDKVTHRWGKSIRAARAVMAADCRQT; this is encoded by the coding sequence ATGGTCACTGTCGACGAGCTGTCTTGTGCCGCCATGGCAGCGCTGTACGCCCCACCGGAGGCCATCACAGAGGCGTCGCTGCTTTCGTGGCCGGCAAGTCCCGGTCTGTATGCGGTGTTCGGTGCGGATACCGTCTGGCACACGCTGGGACTCGGCGAAGCTCCAGACGCGCGTCCGCTCTACGCCGGGAAAGCCGAGCGATCGTTGTCCAGCCGAGATGTCGGCACCCACTTCGGTTTCGCCGGCGGGTCAACCAGCATCACCGGCAGCTCGACACTGCGCCGATCTTTGGCGGCACAACTGCGGTCGACGCTGGGTTTGCGAGGCCGCTACCGTAATCCGTCGATTCCGAAATATGCGTCGAATTACGGGTTATCCGCCGAGCACGACGAACTTCTCAGCACGTGGATGCGCGCCAACCTGCGCGCAACGTATTGGGTCCACCCCGCAACTGAGGTGCCGCTCGACGCGGTCGAAACCGCGGTACTCACAGTGCTGAAGCCACCGCTGAATCTCGACAAAGTCACCCACCGCTGGGGAAAATCGATCCGGGCTGCCAGGGCGGTGATGGCGGCCGACTGCCGACAGACCTGA
- a CDS encoding Rv2253/PknI dimerization domain-containing protein, producing MSSGRVLAVVASAMLVVLGGAPPARAEQLWGINGTFLTSSNGDWAKINQRYEDQPPTRSTWTISTQCVSPSDCTGTVNSDAGWSAPIYTTNGLWYVKRKVPNWRYCADGVPVEGLQTYMIYPVGANGHYDADAREYTGFDKTIGPSGSCGRNQWPVIEMPFYMKVA from the coding sequence ATGTCATCCGGTAGGGTGTTGGCGGTGGTCGCGTCCGCGATGCTCGTTGTGCTCGGCGGTGCCCCGCCCGCGCGCGCCGAACAGCTGTGGGGGATCAACGGAACGTTCCTCACATCGTCAAACGGTGACTGGGCCAAGATCAACCAGCGCTACGAGGATCAGCCACCCACCCGCAGCACCTGGACCATCTCAACGCAATGCGTCTCCCCGTCAGACTGCACCGGCACAGTGAACAGCGACGCCGGCTGGAGTGCGCCGATCTACACGACCAACGGTCTCTGGTACGTCAAACGCAAGGTGCCCAACTGGCGATACTGTGCCGACGGCGTCCCGGTCGAGGGCCTGCAGACCTACATGATCTACCCGGTCGGCGCTAACGGGCACTACGACGCGGATGCCCGGGAGTACACCGGGTTCGACAAGACGATCGGACCGAGCGGATCCTGCGGGCGCAACCAGTGGCCTGTCATCGAGATGCCGTTCTACATGAAGGTGGCATAG
- a CDS encoding prevent-host-death protein, with amino-acid sequence MATTALRTTTRRSSDLSKRSAEVFAEAEDHPVTVTRRDGEDLVLMSQREADSRNRMLQFAAQLIGAAVSDDGPLADRMSRAFPWMLALSPQDRATCAQDLVDAARASFSTDQPHRVLSELTSWRETATAIAAGLGQADLEWLDDGDDDTVVERP; translated from the coding sequence ATGGCCACAACCGCGCTCCGCACCACCACGCGCCGCTCCTCGGACCTGAGCAAGCGCTCAGCCGAGGTGTTCGCCGAGGCTGAGGATCACCCGGTGACGGTGACCCGCCGTGACGGCGAAGATCTTGTGCTCATGTCGCAGCGTGAGGCCGACAGCCGCAACCGTATGCTGCAGTTCGCCGCGCAGCTCATCGGCGCCGCGGTGAGTGACGACGGCCCTCTCGCCGACCGCATGTCCCGGGCTTTCCCGTGGATGCTCGCCTTGTCGCCGCAGGACCGTGCTACCTGCGCCCAGGATCTCGTCGACGCCGCGCGGGCCTCTTTCTCCACCGACCAGCCGCACCGGGTGCTCTCGGAGCTGACCTCGTGGCGGGAGACGGCGACCGCGATCGCCGCCGGACTCGGCCAGGCCGATCTCGAGTGGTTGGACGACGGCGATGACGACACCGTTGTGGAGCGTCCGTAG
- a CDS encoding GNAT family N-acetyltransferase, whose product MQPADTTDAALLISAHTGLSQPAAQRIAEDRSTLVAVTPDGEVCGVLGAGQPTATTLRVLREQRGQAFDPSIVPWWKIHALAVAEKHRRAGIARSLLAETVRRLPRRHVGLYGNVENHRRESINWYRRQGFYIGPFSGLTPTERAGGAGGIRVQPIDGETIFRGYRSTLREHLANREHPNWELRTARAEFTRWRTAISQTQPPAADLGYRLYARIIATQIDPSTCLHAAFGPRPLMVIGWDPDHTRACWECAERQALRVERFDSATLCDACGQHQPDVHVSWASDEDQQLIVYAGLCPPCRRGDREPSPHRPRSHGSK is encoded by the coding sequence GTGCAACCTGCCGACACCACCGACGCCGCCCTCCTGATCTCCGCGCACACAGGACTCAGCCAGCCGGCGGCACAGAGGATCGCAGAGGATCGCAGCACTCTCGTCGCCGTCACACCCGACGGGGAGGTCTGCGGCGTGCTCGGCGCCGGCCAGCCCACCGCCACGACTCTGCGCGTCCTGCGCGAGCAACGCGGGCAAGCGTTCGACCCGTCAATCGTGCCGTGGTGGAAGATCCACGCCCTCGCCGTCGCCGAAAAGCACCGCCGCGCCGGGATCGCGCGATCCCTACTGGCAGAAACGGTGCGGCGCCTCCCGCGCCGACACGTAGGCCTCTACGGCAACGTCGAGAACCACCGCCGCGAATCCATCAACTGGTATCGGCGCCAAGGGTTCTACATAGGCCCCTTCTCGGGCCTCACGCCCACCGAACGCGCTGGAGGCGCTGGTGGAATTCGTGTGCAGCCGATCGACGGCGAGACAATCTTCCGGGGATACCGCAGCACGCTGCGCGAGCATCTTGCCAACCGCGAACACCCCAACTGGGAGCTGAGAACAGCCCGCGCCGAATTCACACGATGGCGCACCGCAATCAGCCAAACCCAGCCCCCCGCAGCCGACCTCGGATACCGGCTCTATGCGCGCATCATCGCCACACAGATCGATCCATCCACCTGTCTTCACGCGGCGTTTGGCCCGCGCCCGCTGATGGTGATCGGCTGGGACCCGGACCACACACGCGCGTGCTGGGAGTGCGCCGAACGACAGGCGCTGCGGGTGGAGCGGTTCGACAGCGCCACACTCTGCGACGCGTGCGGACAACATCAACCCGACGTTCACGTCTCCTGGGCATCCGACGAAGACCAGCAGCTCATCGTCTACGCCGGACTGTGCCCGCCATGCCGCCGCGGCGATCGGGAGCCATCGCCACATCGACCCCGCTCGCACGGATCCAAGTAG